One Thermodesulfobacteriota bacterium genomic region harbors:
- the rpoC gene encoding DNA-directed RNA polymerase subunit beta': MDVDTLFEKPKNPSEYSAVKISIASPEKIKEWSHGEVRKPETINYRTFKPERSGLFCAKIFGPVKDYECTCGKYKRLKHRGITCEKCGVEVISSKVRRERMAHIELSSPVAHIWFLRSIPSRIGMLLDMTLKDLEKALYYESYVVLDPGGTNLKFGEVLSEDKYRKAVEEYGHSFKVGMGAETIREMLKKIDLVELSDQLRHEMKNTSSPIKRARIAKRLRICEAFRKSKNRPEWMILTRIPVLPPDLRPLVPLDGGRFATSDLNDLYRRVINRNNRLKKLLELGAPDIIVRNEKRMLQESVDALLENGRRGRPVLGHNHRPLKSLSDIIKGKQGRFRQNLLGKRVDYSGRSVITVGPELKLHQCGIPKQMGLELFRPFIYQKLEKWGAAATIKIAKKLVEQEAPIVWDALDEVIKEHPVLLNRAPTLHRLSIQAFEPILIEDKAIQIHPLVCPAYNADFDGDQMAVHVPLSVEAQTECRALVMSTNNILSPAHGKPIILPTQDIVLGIYYMTRDMAYDKGDGKIFSSIDEVQMAYDSGEIGIHAKIKVRVKGKLYETTAGRVLLYDIMPKDIPFELVNRVMTKRAIEELVDTCFRMAGGKNTVILADRMRTLGFKYSTRAGISISIDDMSIPEKKRDLLQKAQDEVVKVQNQYSQGLITDGERYNKVIDIWARTSDEVAQEMMRDISYEEVIDKEGNVRRGTSSNPIYMMIDSGARGSQTQVRQLAGMRGLMAKPSGEIIETPITSNFREGLTVLQYFISTHGARKGLADTALKTANAGYLTRRLIDVAQDVMIKEFDCGTVEGITVSDLVEGGEIIERVGERVLGRVTVDDIIDPVSGEVIVAANEEIDEQAASKIDEAGSITEVKIRSVLTCETRIGVCVLCYGRNLATGKLVNIGEAVGIIAAQSIGEPGTQLTMRTFHIGGAASQRAAESTLESTHEGTVKFSTVRTVKSKDGSLVVINRTGTLIIVDDKGYERERYPLALGARLKINEGERVKEGQLLAEWDPYTTPFISEFDGKVGFVDLEQGITLKEQVDEVTGIYKKVVIESKNLDLHPGLVITTEDGRSIQYSLPIGAIIEVNEGDEVSAGGIVAKIARATAKTKDITGGLPRVAELFEARMPKDPAVVTEIDGIVSYGKDLKGKRRVVVTPEIGEPKEYLVPRGKHVLVREGEQVASGDQLVDGSVNPHDILRIRGERALTRYLVDEIQEVYRLQGVKINDKHIEAIVRQMLKRVRIKDPGDTIMLVGEAIEKHIFFEENERVVAQGGRPASAEPLLLGITRASLSTDSWLSAASFQETTRVLTEAACEGKEDGLRGLKENVIMGRLIPAGTGLPIYRNIDVEVPVLEVPVPAAASADEE; the protein is encoded by the coding sequence GTGGACGTAGATACCCTTTTTGAAAAACCTAAGAATCCATCTGAGTACTCGGCGGTAAAGATATCTATAGCTTCTCCTGAGAAGATCAAGGAATGGTCGCACGGAGAAGTAAGAAAGCCGGAGACAATCAATTACAGGACATTCAAGCCGGAAAGGAGCGGCCTTTTTTGCGCAAAGATATTCGGGCCGGTCAAGGATTACGAATGCACTTGCGGAAAATACAAGAGACTCAAGCACAGGGGCATAACCTGCGAAAAATGCGGGGTCGAGGTAATCTCGTCCAAGGTCAGAAGGGAGCGTATGGCCCACATCGAGCTGTCGTCCCCGGTAGCGCACATATGGTTTCTGAGGAGCATACCTTCGAGAATAGGAATGCTGCTCGATATGACGCTCAAGGACCTGGAAAAGGCCCTTTACTACGAATCGTACGTAGTGCTCGATCCGGGAGGCACGAACCTCAAGTTCGGGGAAGTCCTGAGCGAGGATAAATACAGGAAGGCCGTCGAGGAGTACGGCCACAGCTTCAAGGTCGGAATGGGGGCGGAGACGATAAGGGAGATGCTCAAGAAGATCGACCTCGTCGAGCTCTCGGACCAGCTGAGGCACGAAATGAAGAACACGTCCTCCCCTATAAAAAGGGCGAGGATAGCGAAGAGGCTCCGTATATGCGAGGCGTTCAGGAAATCGAAGAACCGCCCCGAGTGGATGATCCTTACGAGGATACCCGTTCTGCCGCCGGATCTCAGGCCGCTTGTTCCGCTCGACGGAGGCAGGTTCGCGACGTCCGACCTCAACGACCTCTACAGGCGCGTAATAAACAGGAATAACAGGCTCAAGAAATTACTCGAGCTCGGAGCGCCCGATATAATCGTAAGAAACGAGAAGAGGATGCTCCAGGAGTCGGTGGACGCGCTGCTTGAGAACGGGCGCAGGGGAAGGCCGGTGCTCGGTCACAACCACAGGCCGCTCAAGAGCCTCTCCGATATAATCAAGGGCAAGCAGGGAAGGTTCAGGCAGAACCTCCTAGGAAAGCGGGTCGACTACTCCGGCCGTTCGGTCATCACGGTCGGCCCCGAGCTCAAGCTCCACCAGTGCGGAATACCCAAGCAGATGGGTCTCGAGCTTTTCAGGCCCTTCATATACCAGAAGCTCGAAAAGTGGGGAGCCGCCGCGACGATAAAAATCGCAAAGAAACTCGTAGAACAGGAGGCCCCGATAGTCTGGGACGCGCTCGACGAGGTGATCAAGGAGCACCCCGTGCTGCTCAACCGCGCTCCTACGCTCCACCGCCTGAGCATTCAGGCGTTCGAGCCCATACTCATCGAGGATAAGGCCATTCAGATTCACCCGCTCGTATGCCCCGCCTATAACGCGGACTTCGACGGCGACCAGATGGCCGTGCACGTACCGCTTTCGGTCGAGGCACAGACGGAGTGCAGGGCGCTCGTGATGTCAACTAACAACATTCTCTCCCCCGCCCACGGGAAGCCGATAATTCTACCTACCCAGGACATAGTCCTCGGCATCTACTACATGACGAGAGACATGGCCTACGACAAGGGGGACGGCAAGATTTTCTCGAGCATAGACGAGGTCCAGATGGCCTACGATTCCGGGGAGATCGGCATACACGCAAAGATAAAGGTGCGCGTGAAAGGCAAGCTTTACGAGACCACGGCCGGACGCGTGCTCCTCTACGATATCATGCCCAAGGACATACCCTTCGAGCTCGTAAACAGGGTCATGACCAAGAGGGCCATTGAAGAGCTCGTCGATACCTGTTTCAGGATGGCGGGCGGAAAGAACACCGTGATTCTGGCCGACAGGATGAGGACGCTCGGGTTCAAGTATTCGACGAGAGCCGGAATATCCATCTCGATCGACGACATGAGCATCCCGGAGAAGAAGAGGGACCTGCTCCAGAAAGCGCAGGACGAGGTGGTCAAGGTACAGAACCAGTACTCCCAGGGTCTCATCACGGACGGCGAGAGGTACAACAAGGTTATAGACATCTGGGCGCGTACGAGCGACGAAGTCGCCCAGGAAATGATGAGGGATATCTCGTACGAAGAGGTCATCGACAAGGAAGGAAACGTAAGGAGAGGGACGAGCTCAAACCCCATATACATGATGATAGATTCAGGCGCGAGGGGCAGCCAGACCCAGGTCAGGCAGCTCGCCGGTATGAGGGGACTCATGGCGAAGCCTTCGGGGGAAATCATAGAGACGCCCATTACGTCCAACTTCCGCGAAGGGCTGACGGTTCTTCAGTACTTCATTTCGACGCACGGCGCGAGGAAGGGTCTCGCCGACACCGCGCTCAAGACCGCGAACGCCGGTTATCTGACGAGGAGGCTCATCGACGTCGCTCAGGACGTGATGATAAAAGAATTCGACTGCGGTACGGTCGAGGGCATCACGGTCAGCGACCTCGTCGAGGGCGGTGAGATCATAGAAAGGGTGGGCGAAAGGGTGCTCGGAAGGGTTACCGTCGACGATATAATCGACCCGGTAAGCGGAGAGGTGATAGTCGCTGCCAACGAGGAAATCGACGAGCAGGCTGCGTCCAAAATAGACGAAGCCGGCAGCATCACTGAAGTAAAAATAAGGTCTGTATTGACGTGCGAGACGCGGATAGGCGTGTGCGTGCTCTGTTACGGCAGGAACCTCGCGACGGGTAAGCTAGTCAACATAGGGGAGGCGGTCGGTATCATAGCCGCCCAGTCGATCGGCGAGCCTGGGACGCAGCTCACCATGAGAACGTTCCACATCGGAGGCGCCGCGAGTCAGAGGGCTGCCGAAAGCACGCTCGAGTCGACCCACGAAGGCACGGTTAAATTCAGCACGGTGAGGACCGTAAAGAGCAAGGACGGGAGCCTCGTCGTCATTAACCGCACCGGCACGCTGATCATAGTCGACGATAAGGGCTACGAGAGGGAGCGTTATCCGCTCGCGCTCGGAGCCAGGCTGAAAATAAACGAAGGCGAGAGGGTCAAGGAAGGTCAGCTCCTGGCGGAGTGGGACCCTTACACGACCCCGTTCATTTCCGAATTCGACGGAAAGGTCGGGTTCGTAGACCTCGAGCAGGGTATAACTCTTAAGGAACAGGTAGACGAAGTAACGGGTATTTATAAAAAGGTTGTAATCGAATCCAAGAACCTCGACCTCCACCCGGGTCTCGTTATCACGACCGAGGACGGAAGGAGCATACAGTACTCCCTTCCGATAGGGGCGATCATCGAGGTGAACGAAGGCGACGAGGTGAGCGCGGGCGGAATAGTCGCTAAGATCGCGAGAGCGACCGCGAAAACGAAAGACATCACTGGAGGTCTCCCCAGGGTAGCCGAGCTCTTCGAGGCGAGGATGCCCAAAGACCCTGCGGTCGTTACGGAGATCGACGGTATAGTCAGCTACGGAAAGGACCTCAAGGGTAAGAGGCGGGTGGTCGTAACGCCCGAGATCGGCGAGCCCAAGGAATACCTGGTACCGAGAGGAAAGCACGTGCTCGTCAGGGAAGGCGAGCAGGTGGCTTCAGGGGACCAGCTCGTCGACGGCTCCGTCAACCCGCACGACATACTCAGGATTCGGGGCGAAAGGGCGCTTACGAGGTACCTAGTAGACGAGATACAGGAGGTCTACAGGCTCCAGGGCGTCAAGATTAACGACAAGCACATCGAGGCCATAGTGAGGCAGATGCTGAAGAGGGTAAGGATAAAAGACCCGGGCGACACCATAATGCTCGTCGGAGAGGCGATCGAAAAGCACATCTTCTTCGAGGAGAACGAGAGGGTTGTCGCGCAGGGCGGAAGACCCGCGTCTGCGGAGCCGCTCCTCCTCGGCATAACCAGGGCGTCGCTCAGCACGGACAGCTGGCTCTCGGCCGCATCGTTCCAGGAGACCACGAGGGTTCTCACCGAGGCAGCCTGCGAAGGCAAGGAAGACGGTCTCAGGGGCCTCAAGGAAAACGTGATCATGGGAAGGCTGATACCTGCAGGTACGGGACTCCCGATTTACAGGAACATAGACGTCGAAGTGCCCGTTCTCGAAGTGCCCGTGCCCGCGGCCGCTTCAGCGGACGAAGAATAA
- a CDS encoding valine--tRNA ligase yields the protein MDKVYDPKKVEEKWYADWIEKGYYKSSTSSGQKPPYSIVIPPPNVTGSLHIGHALNNTLQDILIRWKRMKGSDALWVPGTDHAGIATQMMVERELEKEGTSRVKMGRGAFVERVWKWKEESGDTITRQLRRLGALPDWEMERFTMDEGLSHAVRKVFVDLYNEKLIYKDKRLVNWDPKLCTAISDLEVDQREVSGHFWHFKYPIEGRKNEFITVATTRPETMLGDTAVAVHPDDARYKHLVGKNAVLPLAERPIPIIADEYSDPEKGTGAVKITPAHDFNDFEVGRRHGLPMINIFDETARLNDNAPAKYRGLDRFEARKRVIEDMEALGLLDKVEDTRHTVPYGDRSGAVVEPWLTDQWYVDAATLAVPAIKAVEEGRIRFVPKYWESTYFEWLKKIEPWCISRQLWWGHQIPAWYAPDGEIFVALTEEEAQKAAKEHYGKETELKRDPDVLDTWFSSGLWPFSTLGWPEETPELKRYYPTSVLVTGFDIIFFWVARMIMQGLHFMGEVPFREVYIHGLIRDEKGHKMSKTRGNVIDPLDVIEENGADALRFSLTALATQGRDIKLSMPVIQGYRNFINKIWNASRFLIMNLGEYDDSVKIPDDELSTYDKWILMKLNETVKEVGDSFEGYEFDKAAGAIYKFFWSEYCDWYIESVKPVLYGDDPQGKQRTKGVLVRVLKTALQLLHPIAPFISEELYQRLRVFGVELNAVDGGAAESIVVSSFPECNETQIFRDEHDEVELMKEIVVGIRNLRAVIGLHPSEKVSVVLLPESAKARKQIEANRGFILSLASLSGFEIAKKDKPKKAIAQVIPGVEIFLPVEGLIDVGKETERIKKEIGKISKDLERTEKKLSNPEFLERAPEEVVQKERAIFEELSFQIKKMEDVLNKLSEIG from the coding sequence ATGGATAAGGTCTATGATCCGAAGAAGGTTGAAGAGAAGTGGTACGCCGACTGGATCGAAAAGGGTTACTATAAGTCGTCGACGTCGTCGGGTCAAAAACCCCCTTATTCCATCGTAATCCCTCCTCCGAACGTGACGGGGTCCCTCCACATCGGACACGCTCTCAACAACACGCTCCAGGACATCCTCATACGCTGGAAGAGGATGAAGGGGTCGGACGCCCTATGGGTTCCCGGCACAGACCACGCCGGTATAGCGACGCAGATGATGGTGGAGCGCGAGCTCGAGAAGGAAGGCACGTCCAGGGTGAAGATGGGCAGGGGCGCCTTCGTCGAGCGGGTCTGGAAGTGGAAGGAGGAGTCGGGCGATACGATCACGCGCCAGTTAAGGCGCCTGGGCGCTCTCCCGGATTGGGAAATGGAGCGGTTCACCATGGACGAAGGGCTTTCTCACGCGGTGAGGAAGGTATTCGTCGACCTCTACAATGAGAAGCTCATATACAAGGACAAGAGGCTCGTCAACTGGGACCCGAAGCTCTGCACGGCGATCTCCGATCTCGAGGTCGACCAGCGCGAGGTATCGGGGCATTTCTGGCATTTCAAATATCCTATCGAGGGCAGAAAGAACGAATTCATAACGGTCGCAACAACGAGGCCCGAGACGATGCTCGGCGACACCGCCGTCGCTGTGCATCCGGACGATGCGCGTTACAAGCACCTCGTCGGGAAGAACGCGGTTCTCCCGCTTGCCGAGAGGCCCATACCGATAATCGCGGACGAATACAGCGACCCCGAGAAGGGGACGGGGGCGGTGAAGATCACCCCGGCCCACGACTTCAACGACTTCGAGGTCGGGCGTCGGCACGGCCTCCCGATGATAAACATATTCGACGAGACCGCCCGCCTTAACGACAACGCCCCCGCTAAATACAGGGGGCTCGACAGGTTCGAGGCGAGGAAGCGCGTGATTGAGGACATGGAGGCTCTCGGCTTACTCGACAAGGTGGAAGATACCCGGCACACGGTCCCATACGGAGACAGGTCGGGCGCGGTGGTCGAGCCCTGGCTCACGGACCAGTGGTACGTTGACGCGGCGACCCTCGCTGTGCCCGCGATAAAGGCCGTGGAGGAAGGGAGGATAAGGTTCGTCCCTAAATACTGGGAGAGCACTTATTTCGAGTGGCTTAAGAAAATAGAGCCCTGGTGCATATCCCGCCAGCTCTGGTGGGGTCATCAGATACCGGCCTGGTACGCGCCCGATGGGGAGATATTCGTCGCTCTTACGGAAGAAGAGGCGCAGAAGGCTGCGAAAGAGCATTACGGAAAGGAAACGGAATTGAAGAGGGACCCTGACGTCCTCGATACGTGGTTCTCGTCCGGGCTCTGGCCGTTCTCGACGCTCGGGTGGCCCGAAGAAACACCCGAGCTCAAGAGATACTATCCGACGAGCGTACTCGTCACGGGGTTCGACATAATCTTCTTCTGGGTCGCGCGCATGATCATGCAGGGACTCCACTTTATGGGTGAGGTGCCGTTCAGGGAAGTCTACATACACGGGCTCATTAGGGACGAAAAAGGGCACAAGATGAGCAAGACCCGCGGGAACGTCATAGACCCCCTCGACGTGATAGAAGAAAACGGGGCCGACGCCTTGAGGTTCAGCCTGACCGCTCTCGCCACTCAGGGGAGGGACATAAAGCTCTCCATGCCAGTCATTCAGGGCTACAGGAACTTCATAAACAAGATATGGAACGCCTCCCGCTTCCTCATAATGAACCTCGGGGAATACGACGACAGCGTAAAAATTCCAGACGACGAGCTTTCCACGTACGATAAGTGGATACTCATGAAGCTGAACGAAACTGTAAAAGAGGTGGGCGACTCGTTCGAGGGCTATGAATTCGACAAGGCGGCGGGTGCCATATACAAGTTCTTCTGGTCGGAATACTGCGACTGGTATATAGAGTCTGTAAAGCCTGTGCTATACGGGGACGACCCACAAGGGAAGCAAAGGACGAAGGGCGTCCTCGTGCGTGTGCTCAAGACCGCATTACAATTGCTTCACCCGATTGCCCCCTTCATATCGGAAGAGCTCTACCAGAGGCTCCGCGTGTTCGGGGTTGAACTTAACGCCGTCGACGGCGGCGCTGCGGAGAGCATAGTGGTAAGCTCGTTCCCCGAATGTAACGAAACCCAGATCTTCCGCGACGAGCACGACGAGGTCGAGCTTATGAAGGAGATCGTCGTCGGGATAAGGAACCTCCGGGCAGTGATCGGGCTCCACCCGTCCGAGAAGGTGAGCGTCGTGCTTCTTCCCGAGAGCGCGAAGGCGCGTAAGCAGATAGAGGCCAACAGGGGCTTCATACTCAGCCTTGCGTCACTCTCCGGGTTCGAGATCGCGAAGAAAGACAAGCCTAAAAAGGCAATCGCCCAAGTCATACCGGGCGTCGAGATATTCCTCCCAGTCGAAGGGCTCATCGATGTCGGGAAAGAGACCGAGAGGATAAAGAAAGAGATAGGCAAGATTTCCAAAGACCTTGAACGAACCGAAAAGAAGCTCTCCAACCCCGAATTCCTCGAACGCGCCCCCGAAGAGGTCGTCCAGAAAGAGCGCGCAATCTTCGAGGAGCTATCCTTTCAGATAAAGAAGATGGAAGACGTGCTCAACAAGCTGAGCGAGATAGGTTAG
- the purF gene encoding amidophosphoribosyltransferase, with translation MPKLKEECGVFGIYGHVEASNLTYLGLHALQHRGQESAGIVTSDGVNLHNHRAMGLVSDIFTEDILSHLTGQNAIGHVRYSTTGSSQAKNMQPIVINYFRGALAIAHNGNLTNARTLREELEAEGAIFQSTTDTEVIVHLIAKSKEETLLQRIVEALAKCKGAYSLLFLTPEAMIAVRDPYGFRPLVMGKLGDSVVFASETCAFDLIEAEFVREIEPGEIVVVNENGTESFKPFPEARHAYCVFEYIYFARPDSFQTGRNVYQVRRALGKQLAIEQPADADIIVAVPDSGVPAAMGFSEESGLPLELGLLRSHYVGRTFIEPQQSIRNFGVRLKLNAIKEVLEGKRVVIVDDSIVRGTTSRKIVKMVRAAGAKEVHMRISSPPTKFSCYYGIDTPLKEELIANSLDIDEIRKYITSDSLGYLSLEGVMKAVDDTKKMNGTESFCNACFSGRYPVELTDLKKTKQKQLGLFGE, from the coding sequence ATGCCAAAGCTTAAAGAAGAGTGCGGCGTATTCGGCATCTACGGTCATGTCGAGGCTTCAAACCTCACATACCTGGGGCTTCATGCGCTCCAGCACAGGGGACAGGAAAGCGCCGGCATCGTAACCTCTGACGGCGTAAACCTCCACAACCACCGCGCCATGGGTCTCGTCTCCGACATTTTCACGGAAGACATACTATCGCACCTCACGGGGCAGAACGCGATCGGGCACGTGCGCTACTCGACCACGGGCTCGAGCCAGGCGAAGAACATGCAGCCCATCGTCATCAACTATTTCCGCGGGGCCCTCGCCATTGCGCATAACGGCAACCTGACTAACGCGAGGACATTGAGAGAAGAGCTCGAAGCCGAAGGCGCGATATTCCAGTCCACGACGGACACAGAAGTCATCGTACATTTAATCGCGAAATCGAAAGAAGAGACCCTCCTCCAGAGGATCGTAGAAGCCCTTGCCAAGTGCAAGGGGGCCTATTCGCTCCTCTTCCTCACGCCCGAAGCCATGATAGCAGTGAGGGACCCCTACGGGTTCAGGCCTCTCGTCATGGGCAAGCTCGGGGACTCGGTCGTGTTCGCGTCCGAGACCTGCGCTTTCGATCTCATAGAGGCCGAGTTTGTCAGGGAGATAGAGCCGGGCGAGATAGTCGTAGTGAATGAAAACGGCACCGAGTCGTTCAAGCCCTTCCCGGAGGCCAGGCACGCATACTGCGTATTCGAATACATCTATTTCGCGAGGCCCGACAGCTTCCAGACGGGAAGGAACGTGTACCAGGTGAGGAGGGCACTAGGAAAGCAGCTCGCAATAGAGCAGCCAGCCGACGCGGATATAATCGTCGCTGTCCCTGATTCCGGTGTGCCCGCGGCCATGGGGTTCTCCGAGGAATCCGGGCTCCCGCTCGAATTGGGGCTACTTAGGAGCCACTACGTAGGGAGGACGTTCATAGAGCCCCAGCAGTCGATAAGGAACTTCGGCGTTAGGCTCAAGCTGAACGCGATAAAGGAAGTGCTCGAAGGCAAAAGGGTCGTGATAGTGGACGACTCTATAGTGAGGGGGACAACGTCGAGGAAGATAGTGAAGATGGTGCGCGCGGCCGGAGCGAAGGAAGTACATATGAGAATAAGCTCGCCCCCGACGAAGTTCTCGTGCTATTACGGCATAGACACGCCGCTCAAGGAAGAGTTGATCGCCAATTCTTTGGATATTGACGAGATAAGAAAGTACATAACATCCGATTCACTGGGTTATTTAAGCCTCGAAGGCGTAATGAAGGCGGTCGACGACACCAAGAAGATGAACGGCACAGAGAGCTTCTGCAACGCCTGCTTCTCCGGCAGATACCCCGTCGAGCTAACCGACCTCAAGAAGACCAAACAAAAACAGTTGGGCCTTTTCGGGGAGTGA
- the purL gene encoding phosphoribosylformylglycinamidine synthase subunit PurL has translation MSDLKTALDHGLTEEEYKKIVDTLGREPNITELGILAAMWSEHCSYKSSRVHLRKFPTSGEVVIQGPGENAGIIDIGDGQCAVFKMESHNHPSFIEPYQGAATGVGGILRDIFTMGARPIAVLDSLRFGDPSLPKTKYLVGGVVSGIAGYGNCIGIPTVGGEVYFDECYNGNPLVNVFALGITNKDEIFRGYAKGLGNPVIYVGSKTGRDGIHGAVMASETFTKEAEEKRPAVQVGDPFTEKLLLEACLELFKTGVVVGIQDMGAAGLTSSSTEMAERAGTGIRIDIEKVPRREESMTPYEVMLSESQERMLIVLEKGKEEIAEKIFRKWGLDFSVIGEVTDSGRLVIAEEGKTVAEIPISLISEEAPVYDRPFSEPAYIKETRNLDLSSIPVPKDLNIVLLKLLSSPTLAEKRSVWEQYDYMVRTNTVVLPGSDAAVVRIKGTKKALAMTVNCNSTYCYLDPYTGGAIAVAESARNLACSGAIPLAITDCLNFGSPEEPGVMWQFKRAIEGISEAALSLNTPVVSGNVSFYNQTGRKAIYPTPAIGMVGLIADVEKHITQWFKDEGDTIVLLGETKEELGGSEYLKQVRGIVAGEPPVLDLEAESNLVRALLEAADRGIIKSAHDLSEGGIALSLAESCFTPEYTLGIEVELSGSIRRDALLFSESQARAVVSLDEKDLGILRKISESNNVPMSVIGTVGGQGFLIKGLIDIPVSEARRAWAGGFENNLKSYAKA, from the coding sequence ATGTCCGACCTGAAAACCGCTCTTGACCACGGGCTGACCGAAGAAGAATACAAAAAGATAGTGGATACACTCGGCAGGGAGCCCAATATCACCGAGCTCGGCATCCTAGCCGCCATGTGGTCCGAACACTGCTCCTACAAAAGCTCGAGAGTCCACCTGAGAAAATTCCCCACGTCGGGCGAAGTGGTCATACAGGGCCCCGGGGAGAACGCCGGCATTATAGATATCGGCGACGGGCAATGCGCCGTTTTCAAGATGGAGAGCCATAACCACCCGTCGTTCATCGAGCCTTACCAGGGCGCAGCCACGGGAGTTGGAGGCATATTGCGGGACATATTCACGATGGGGGCGAGGCCTATCGCGGTACTGGATTCACTCAGGTTCGGCGACCCATCCCTGCCCAAGACAAAATACCTCGTGGGCGGGGTCGTATCGGGCATAGCGGGTTACGGGAACTGCATAGGGATACCGACCGTGGGCGGGGAGGTTTACTTCGACGAATGCTACAACGGCAACCCCCTCGTCAACGTATTCGCCCTCGGGATCACGAATAAGGACGAAATATTCAGGGGCTACGCAAAGGGACTGGGGAACCCTGTAATCTATGTCGGCTCTAAGACGGGAAGGGACGGCATACACGGCGCCGTAATGGCATCAGAGACATTCACCAAGGAAGCCGAGGAGAAAAGGCCCGCCGTTCAGGTGGGCGACCCGTTTACCGAAAAGCTCCTCCTCGAAGCCTGCCTCGAATTATTCAAGACGGGCGTCGTAGTGGGCATACAGGATATGGGGGCGGCAGGGCTCACGTCTTCTTCCACGGAGATGGCCGAGAGGGCAGGCACGGGCATAAGGATCGACATCGAGAAGGTGCCGAGGAGGGAAGAGTCCATGACGCCCTACGAGGTAATGCTCTCCGAATCGCAGGAGCGCATGCTCATCGTGCTCGAAAAAGGGAAAGAGGAAATAGCTGAAAAAATATTCAGGAAATGGGGGCTCGACTTCAGCGTCATCGGAGAGGTGACGGACTCGGGCAGGCTCGTCATCGCGGAAGAGGGAAAGACCGTCGCAGAGATACCGATAAGCCTCATCTCGGAAGAGGCGCCTGTTTACGACAGGCCCTTCAGCGAGCCCGCGTATATAAAAGAAACGAGGAATCTGGATCTATCCTCCATACCTGTCCCGAAGGACCTCAACATTGTGCTTTTGAAGCTCCTCTCCTCGCCCACGCTTGCGGAGAAGCGCTCCGTATGGGAGCAGTACGATTACATGGTCAGGACGAACACGGTCGTGCTCCCGGGCTCGGACGCTGCGGTCGTAAGGATAAAAGGCACTAAGAAAGCCCTCGCGATGACGGTCAACTGCAACTCCACATACTGTTACCTCGACCCTTACACGGGGGGAGCAATCGCGGTCGCCGAGAGCGCCAGGAACCTTGCCTGCTCGGGGGCGATACCGCTAGCTATCACCGACTGCCTAAATTTCGGGAGCCCGGAGGAGCCCGGAGTGATGTGGCAGTTCAAACGGGCGATAGAGGGCATATCCGAGGCGGCGCTCAGCCTCAACACCCCTGTCGTGAGCGGGAACGTGAGCTTCTACAACCAGACGGGCCGTAAAGCCATATACCCGACGCCCGCGATCGGAATGGTAGGCCTCATTGCCGATGTCGAAAAGCATATAACACAGTGGTTTAAGGACGAAGGGGATACGATAGTCCTTTTAGGAGAAACGAAGGAAGAGCTGGGAGGGAGCGAGTATTTGAAGCAGGTCCGCGGCATAGTTGCGGGGGAGCCTCCGGTACTCGATCTCGAGGCGGAATCGAACCTTGTCCGGGCTTTGCTAGAAGCGGCGGATAGGGGTATAATTAAGTCGGCGCACGATCTTTCCGAGGGAGGGATAGCTCTTTCGCTCGCAGAATCCTGTTTCACCCCGGAATACACTTTAGGCATTGAGGTCGAACTGTCAGGCTCAATCAGAAGGGATGCACTCTTATTTTCGGAATCCCAGGCGAGAGCGGTCGTTTCACTCGACGAAAAAGACTTAGGAATCCTTAGAAAAATTTCGGAATCAAATAATGTACCCATGAGCGTAATTGGAACGGTCGGAGGGCAGGGGTTTTTAATAAAGGGATTGATAGATATTCCGGTATCGGAAGCCCGGAGAGCCTGGGCGGGGGGTTTCGAGAACAACCTTAAAAGCTATGCCAAAGCTTAA